A genomic window from Candidatus Cybelea sp. includes:
- a CDS encoding DUF5996 family protein: MERWPTLRYDDWKESLATLHLWTQIVGKIRLRLTPPINQWWNVALYVTPSGLTTAAMPYGDGRSFAITFDFLQHRLQLDGCDGEHAGFALEPMTVAAFYERLMDELRALDFSVRIDTMPSEIAGAIAFERDTIHGSYDAPYVERFFRALLQADRLCKIFRAGFIGKASPVHFFWGSFDLSATRFSGRRAPLHPSVPNLPDFVTREAYSHEEYSVGFWPGGPGIEASFYAYAYPEPNGFADAAVATPGVWNGAMREFLLPYESARASPDPDRIVLGFFESTYEAAANLGHWDRASLERVAG, encoded by the coding sequence ATGGAACGCTGGCCAACGCTTCGCTACGACGATTGGAAAGAGAGCCTGGCGACGCTCCACCTATGGACGCAGATCGTCGGCAAGATCCGTCTGCGGCTGACGCCGCCGATCAATCAGTGGTGGAACGTTGCCCTCTACGTGACCCCGAGCGGGCTTACGACCGCGGCGATGCCCTACGGTGACGGGCGTTCCTTCGCGATTACCTTTGATTTTTTGCAACACCGGCTCCAGCTCGACGGCTGCGACGGCGAGCACGCCGGATTTGCGCTCGAGCCGATGACGGTTGCTGCATTCTACGAACGGCTGATGGACGAGCTGCGGGCGCTCGATTTCTCCGTGCGGATCGATACGATGCCCAGCGAGATCGCCGGCGCGATCGCGTTCGAGCGCGACACCATTCACGGGTCCTACGATGCGCCTTATGTGGAGCGCTTCTTCCGGGCACTGCTGCAGGCCGATCGCCTCTGCAAGATTTTCCGCGCCGGCTTTATCGGCAAGGCCAGCCCCGTGCATTTCTTCTGGGGAAGCTTCGATTTGTCGGCGACTCGCTTCTCCGGACGCCGCGCACCCCTGCATCCCAGCGTTCCGAACTTGCCCGACTTTGTGACGCGCGAAGCGTATTCGCACGAAGAGTACAGCGTCGGGTTTTGGCCGGGCGGGCCAGGAATCGAAGCCTCGTTTTATGCCTACGCCTATCCCGAGCCCAACGGTTTCGCCGATGCCGCCGTCGCGACGCCCGGAGTCTGGAACGGCGCGATGCGCGAGTTTTTGCTGCCGTACGAGAGCGCGCGAGCTTCGCCGGATCCCGATCGCATTGTCCTGGGCTTCTTCGAGTCGACCTACGAAGCTGCGGCAAATCTCGGCCATTGGGATCGCGCCTCTCTCGAGCGCGTCGCCGGCTAA
- a CDS encoding DNA internalization-related competence protein ComEC/Rec2 yields MAMPSWGLLCCSVATLLGTLAVTPLSADFRPVEAIGLAALAVYLCFGRESPRFRVVVLLALVAAASNAQLRHNGERIVQERRTARYAATLLDREVTDDGSTAMTLALDDGTIVLGRLRSEARTPGAQLIVRGRLAPFDDARNPGEPSERAIEHDRGVDGRLDEAEILSSSGSHWSAAIALAQLHLWAHERLRERLGEPAASVLAGELWGERSALPPLLRSEFQETGTVHVLVTAGLHVGAVTALCLLLLSLAALPRWSTCALAIALAWAFVWWSGAQLPAERAATMASLALIARACGRATFSFNSLAGAAIVVAYLRPQSVASASFALSFSCVGAIFACATPIERAIEAHVALPARVREGLMLTLATQLGTWPLGAAVFLQFAPYAVAANLAVVPCVALTMALGAGQLALSWCEPLAAACANLNSWLLAWMLGVVQTVAGAPYSVLPMTPAPAWCIAFYDVALLAAPALWNKGARTPAAAALALATGFVLWPPQTFDGRLRITVLDVGQADGIVIQTPRGHALLVDAGGRLERGSRNGDSVAERVGERTVVPFLLRQGIHRLDALILSHPHGDHAGGVAPVLRRIGVAAFDDGGQSYSGHAYRDAIATARGAGVPIFYPRAGLRWQTDDGVTLRFIGPSLPFIGGGNAINSNSLAFVLDYRGFHMLFTGDAGTEAEQRFLREGIDLRAGVLKVGHHGSAYGSSPAFIAAVAPRVAIVSVGRHNLFGHPAASTLETLRRFGARIYRTDEDGGVGVVSNGAGFTVSSFLPAKL; encoded by the coding sequence ATGGCGATGCCATCGTGGGGACTCCTTTGCTGTTCGGTCGCGACCTTGTTAGGAACGCTAGCCGTTACGCCGCTCTCCGCCGATTTCCGCCCCGTGGAGGCAATCGGTTTGGCGGCGTTGGCCGTTTATCTCTGTTTTGGCCGCGAGTCGCCGCGCTTTCGCGTCGTCGTATTGCTCGCCCTGGTCGCCGCCGCGTCGAACGCGCAACTCCGCCACAACGGCGAGCGGATAGTGCAGGAACGCCGCACGGCCCGGTACGCCGCGACGCTGCTCGACCGAGAAGTCACCGACGACGGATCGACGGCAATGACGCTCGCGCTCGACGACGGTACGATCGTGCTCGGCCGCCTGCGTTCTGAGGCACGAACTCCCGGAGCGCAGCTGATCGTGCGAGGCCGGCTCGCGCCGTTCGACGATGCACGAAATCCCGGCGAGCCGAGCGAACGCGCGATCGAGCACGACCGTGGCGTCGACGGACGGCTCGACGAAGCCGAGATCCTCTCCTCCTCCGGCTCGCACTGGAGTGCGGCGATCGCTCTGGCGCAATTGCACCTGTGGGCACACGAGCGATTGCGGGAGCGTCTCGGCGAACCGGCGGCTTCGGTGCTTGCGGGCGAGCTGTGGGGAGAACGCTCGGCGCTGCCGCCGCTCTTGCGCAGCGAGTTTCAAGAGACCGGCACCGTACACGTGTTGGTCACCGCCGGTCTGCACGTGGGCGCGGTGACCGCACTCTGCCTGCTCCTGCTTTCGCTGGCCGCGCTGCCGCGCTGGTCGACCTGCGCGCTCGCCATCGCGCTTGCGTGGGCTTTCGTCTGGTGGAGTGGAGCGCAGCTGCCCGCCGAGCGCGCCGCCACGATGGCATCGCTTGCGCTGATTGCACGCGCTTGCGGCCGCGCGACGTTTTCATTCAACTCGCTCGCCGGCGCCGCGATCGTCGTCGCGTACTTGCGCCCCCAGAGCGTCGCCAGCGCGTCGTTTGCGCTTTCATTCTCTTGCGTCGGCGCCATCTTCGCCTGCGCGACCCCAATCGAGCGCGCGATCGAAGCGCACGTCGCCTTACCTGCGCGCGTACGTGAAGGGCTGATGCTCACGCTGGCGACCCAGCTCGGAACGTGGCCGCTCGGCGCGGCCGTCTTTTTGCAGTTTGCGCCCTACGCCGTCGCGGCAAACCTCGCGGTGGTTCCCTGCGTCGCCCTGACGATGGCGTTGGGCGCGGGGCAGCTCGCGCTGAGCTGGTGCGAACCGTTAGCCGCTGCGTGCGCGAACCTCAACTCATGGCTGCTCGCGTGGATGCTCGGCGTCGTGCAGACCGTCGCCGGAGCACCATACTCCGTGCTGCCGATGACACCGGCGCCGGCGTGGTGCATTGCGTTCTACGACGTCGCGCTGCTCGCGGCGCCCGCGCTTTGGAACAAAGGCGCACGCACGCCGGCGGCCGCCGCGCTTGCGCTTGCAACCGGCTTCGTACTCTGGCCGCCGCAGACGTTCGACGGACGTCTGCGCATAACGGTCCTCGACGTGGGACAGGCCGACGGAATCGTGATTCAAACGCCGCGCGGCCACGCGCTCCTGGTCGACGCCGGCGGACGCCTCGAACGAGGCTCGCGTAACGGCGATTCGGTCGCCGAACGCGTCGGCGAACGGACGGTCGTGCCGTTCCTCTTACGACAGGGGATACACCGGCTCGACGCACTGATTCTGTCGCACCCGCACGGCGATCACGCGGGCGGCGTCGCGCCGGTACTTCGCCGGATAGGCGTCGCTGCGTTCGACGACGGCGGCCAGAGCTACAGCGGCCACGCGTATCGCGACGCGATCGCGACCGCCCGCGGGGCGGGCGTGCCGATTTTTTACCCGCGCGCCGGTCTACGCTGGCAGACCGACGACGGCGTTACGCTGAGGTTCATCGGCCCTTCCTTGCCCTTCATCGGCGGAGGCAACGCGATCAACAGCAACTCGCTGGCGTTCGTGCTCGACTATCGTGGGTTTCACATGCTCTTTACCGGCGATGCCGGAACTGAAGCGGAGCAGCGGTTTCTGCGCGAAGGAATCGATTTGCGCGCCGGCGTGCTCAAGGTCGGCCACCATGGCTCGGCCTATGGATCGTCGCCGGCGTTCATCGCGGCGGTGGCTCCGCGGGTTGCGATCGTCTCGGTCGGGCGGCACAACCTCTTCGGGCATCCCGCAGCGTCGACCCTGGAGACGCTACGCCGATTCGGCGCGCGCATCTACCGTACCGACGAAGACGGGGGCGTCGGCGTCGTAAGCAATGGAGCGGGCTTCACCGTTTCGAGTTTTCTGCCGGCCAAACTCTAG
- a CDS encoding NAD-dependent epimerase/dehydratase family protein, protein MRVVITGGAGFIGSHIADAYLAAGHDVLIVDSLWEHGGGRRANVPEGVSLVHMDIRDEAIGRIFADFAPEVVSHHAAQHSVAISSRDPIYDAQVNVVGLLNVLEHAQRSGARKVIFASSGASFGTPDHLPITDDMPQRPSSPYGITKMVAEHYLRFFKASRNLDFTALRYGNVYGPRQDPNGEAGVISIFIGKFLAHKGVRIDWDGEQTRDYVYVADVARANLAALERGSGECYVIGTNVQTSVNEIYRQLVAISGFEAPVEHSEARVGDARAAQFDASRAAAELGWTPSTALSDGIAATYEYFERWSASL, encoded by the coding sequence ATGCGCGTTGTGATTACCGGAGGCGCCGGTTTCATCGGGTCGCACATTGCCGACGCGTATCTCGCGGCGGGCCACGACGTGCTGATCGTCGATTCGCTCTGGGAACATGGGGGCGGACGGCGCGCCAACGTTCCCGAGGGCGTCTCATTGGTTCACATGGATATTCGCGACGAGGCGATCGGCCGGATATTCGCCGATTTCGCGCCGGAAGTCGTCAGCCATCACGCCGCCCAGCACTCGGTGGCGATCTCTTCGCGAGATCCCATCTACGACGCGCAAGTCAACGTGGTCGGCCTGCTCAACGTGCTCGAGCACGCGCAGCGGTCGGGTGCGCGAAAGGTGATCTTCGCCTCGAGCGGTGCGAGCTTCGGCACGCCGGACCATTTGCCGATTACCGACGATATGCCGCAGCGCCCGAGCTCGCCCTACGGCATCACGAAGATGGTGGCCGAGCACTACCTGCGTTTCTTCAAGGCCTCCCGGAATCTCGATTTCACCGCCCTTCGGTACGGCAACGTCTACGGGCCGCGCCAAGATCCCAACGGCGAGGCCGGCGTGATCTCGATCTTCATCGGTAAGTTCTTGGCCCACAAGGGGGTGCGCATCGACTGGGACGGCGAGCAGACGCGCGACTACGTGTACGTCGCAGACGTCGCACGCGCGAACCTCGCGGCGCTCGAGCGCGGTTCGGGCGAGTGCTACGTCATCGGAACCAACGTGCAGACCAGCGTGAACGAGATCTATCGCCAGCTCGTTGCGATCAGCGGCTTCGAAGCGCCAGTCGAACACAGCGAGGCGCGCGTCGGAGACGCGCGGGCCGCACAGTTCGACGCCTCGCGAGCGGCCGCGGAGCTCGGGTGGACGCCGTCGACGGCACTGAGCGACGGCATTGCCGCGACGTACGAATACTTCGAGCGATGGAGCGCTTCGCTCTAA
- a CDS encoding ATP-dependent DNA ligase: MERFALTAQLIGSTSAKLEKVAALAQYLRSLDDADLVAATRFFTGTPFAARDRRKLSVGGRTIVEAARRVWNFDDAALEAAYRATGDLGAALGRLVRTPREATLFADRLTPAMLDAFFGEIAGASGKRSGRLREAVLERILRACEDPQTATYVVKIVTGDLRVGLREGLVLEAIGEAFGAAPAAVRRGLMAAGDVGAVALAAKHGTLDELRVEYGTPIGFMLATPIPYGDSYGDLDGDAWLVEDKYDGIRAQAHIRDRQARLYSRRLNDVSAAYPELIDALAAIQHEVILDGEIVAMRDGRVLPFRTLQARLQRKVVEESLRCEVPISYAVFDVLAYDGELLIDEPLIARRERLATLELPSAFATIAPYDLVREPPAAEINARFDAARARGNEGLVLKRADAPYLPGRRGKWWLKLKRELSTLDAVVVAVEWGHGKRSGVLSDYTFAVRGDDGQPVVIGKAYSGLTDAEIAGLTPWFLAHRIAPQRRRAKARASEIPVEPAIVLEVAFDVIARSDLHESGFSLRFPRIVRIRDDKPPEEIDTLERVREIYTEMLAREGFG; this comes from the coding sequence ATGGAGCGCTTCGCTCTAACCGCGCAGCTGATCGGCTCGACCTCAGCCAAGCTCGAAAAAGTTGCCGCGCTCGCGCAGTACCTGCGCTCGCTCGACGACGCGGATCTCGTCGCGGCGACGCGTTTCTTCACCGGCACGCCGTTTGCGGCACGCGACCGGCGTAAACTCTCCGTAGGCGGCCGAACGATCGTCGAGGCCGCGCGCCGAGTCTGGAATTTCGACGACGCGGCCTTGGAAGCGGCGTACCGCGCGACGGGCGATCTGGGCGCGGCATTGGGTCGTCTCGTCCGTACGCCGCGCGAGGCGACGCTCTTTGCCGATCGCCTGACACCGGCGATGCTCGACGCGTTCTTCGGCGAGATCGCCGGTGCGTCGGGAAAACGTTCGGGACGCCTCCGGGAGGCGGTGCTCGAACGCATCCTGCGCGCATGCGAGGACCCGCAGACCGCAACGTACGTCGTGAAGATCGTCACGGGCGACCTGCGCGTCGGCCTGCGAGAAGGCTTGGTGCTCGAAGCCATCGGCGAGGCGTTCGGTGCAGCTCCCGCGGCCGTTCGCCGGGGGCTGATGGCGGCGGGCGACGTCGGCGCGGTCGCGCTTGCCGCCAAGCACGGAACGCTCGACGAGCTCCGCGTCGAGTACGGTACGCCGATCGGGTTCATGCTCGCCACGCCGATTCCGTACGGCGATAGCTACGGCGATCTCGACGGCGATGCGTGGCTCGTCGAAGATAAATACGACGGGATACGCGCTCAGGCTCACATCCGCGATCGGCAAGCGCGTCTGTACTCGCGCCGGCTCAACGACGTGTCGGCCGCCTATCCGGAACTGATCGATGCACTGGCCGCGATCCAGCACGAGGTCATCCTCGATGGAGAGATCGTCGCGATGCGAGACGGGCGGGTGCTCCCCTTTCGTACGCTGCAGGCGCGGCTGCAGCGCAAAGTCGTCGAGGAGTCGCTGCGTTGCGAGGTTCCGATCTCATACGCCGTTTTCGACGTGCTCGCGTACGACGGCGAACTGCTGATCGACGAACCGCTGATCGCGCGCCGGGAGCGGCTCGCAACGCTCGAGCTGCCGTCCGCGTTCGCGACGATTGCTCCGTACGATCTCGTGCGCGAACCGCCGGCCGCCGAAATCAACGCGCGCTTCGACGCGGCTCGCGCCCGGGGGAACGAAGGCCTCGTGCTCAAGCGCGCGGATGCCCCGTATCTCCCTGGCCGCCGCGGAAAGTGGTGGCTCAAGCTCAAACGCGAGCTGTCGACGCTCGACGCCGTCGTCGTCGCGGTCGAATGGGGGCACGGCAAACGCTCCGGCGTGCTCTCCGACTACACGTTTGCGGTGCGCGGCGACGACGGGCAGCCGGTCGTCATCGGTAAAGCGTACTCGGGATTGACCGACGCGGAGATCGCCGGACTGACGCCCTGGTTTCTCGCTCACCGGATCGCGCCCCAACGGCGTCGAGCGAAGGCGCGAGCGTCGGAGATCCCAGTCGAGCCGGCGATCGTCCTTGAGGTAGCGTTCGACGTCATTGCGCGCAGCGATCTGCACGAAAGCGGTTTCAGCCTGCGCTTTCCGCGGATCGTTCGAATTCGCGACGACAAGCCGCCGGAGGAAATCGACACGCTCGAGCGCGTGCGCGAAATCTACACAGAGATGCTCGCCAGAGAGGGATTCGGATGA
- the aqpZ gene encoding aquaporin Z, with the protein MPLSKRLAAELIGTFWLVLGGCGSAVLAAAFPNLGIGFAGVALAFGLTLLTMAFAIGGISGCHINPAVTVGLWAARRFPGKDVIWYIVAQVIGGVIAGGVLYIIASGQAGFTTANGFASNGYGDHSPGHFSLLACAVCELVMTGMFIFIIAGSTAKRVIAGFAPIPIGLALTLIHLISIPVTNTSVNPARSTAVAVYVGGWAIAQLWLFWVAPIVGGAIGGKLYDSLFGSEA; encoded by the coding sequence ATGCCTCTCTCTAAACGACTCGCAGCAGAGCTCATTGGTACGTTTTGGCTGGTTCTCGGCGGCTGCGGCAGCGCCGTACTCGCGGCTGCCTTTCCCAATCTCGGTATCGGATTTGCCGGCGTGGCGCTGGCCTTCGGGCTCACGCTGCTCACGATGGCCTTCGCGATCGGCGGCATTTCGGGGTGTCACATCAATCCCGCCGTGACCGTCGGCCTGTGGGCGGCTCGCCGCTTTCCCGGAAAAGACGTCATTTGGTACATCGTCGCGCAGGTGATCGGCGGCGTCATCGCCGGCGGCGTTCTCTATATCATCGCCAGCGGCCAGGCCGGGTTTACGACGGCGAACGGCTTTGCGTCAAACGGTTACGGCGATCACTCGCCGGGCCACTTCTCACTGCTCGCCTGCGCCGTCTGCGAACTCGTAATGACGGGCATGTTCATCTTCATCATCGCCGGGTCGACGGCCAAGCGCGTTATCGCCGGATTTGCGCCGATTCCGATCGGACTCGCGCTGACGCTCATCCACCTCATCAGCATTCCGGTGACGAACACCTCGGTCAATCCGGCGCGCTCCACCGCCGTCGCGGTCTACGTGGGCGGCTGGGCGATTGCGCAGCTCTGGCTCTTCTGGGTCGCACCGATCGTCGGCGGTGCGATCGGCGGCAAGCTCTACGACTCGCTCTTTGGTTCGGAGGCCTAG
- a CDS encoding sucrase ferredoxin, producing MTNGSAFRCAVAAETRGDPMIGTAPPQTRLLLVHQPGGWGPRGLVESRCDPEVARRIDAAAADAGMRLQAIRLPGRHDAAATAGGYDVAIADTRSSPATTTWWRVRELAEIAAELETGGPHRRPVAIDTAPLYLVCTHGRHDACCALRGRPVAQALQQIRPDRVWETTHLGGDRFAANLLILPTGELYGRVPAQLAAELVERTDAGELLPSLLRGRIGLAPVVQAALAFAHQQLNVVERDALTVGSIRWLENERAEVEVIDRRHRSIVTVETTVSRAAALTCRGPENARAREYRGVRLDSAV from the coding sequence GTGACGAACGGTTCGGCATTTCGCTGTGCCGTCGCGGCCGAGACGCGCGGCGATCCGATGATCGGCACGGCTCCGCCGCAGACGCGCCTGCTCCTCGTTCACCAGCCGGGAGGGTGGGGACCGCGCGGCTTAGTCGAGAGCCGATGCGACCCGGAGGTGGCGCGCCGCATCGATGCTGCCGCCGCCGATGCGGGCATGCGTCTGCAGGCGATTCGGCTTCCAGGCAGACACGACGCCGCCGCAACGGCCGGCGGTTACGACGTAGCGATCGCCGATACGCGCAGCAGCCCGGCTACGACGACGTGGTGGCGCGTACGCGAGTTGGCGGAGATCGCCGCGGAACTTGAAACCGGGGGTCCACACCGTAGGCCTGTCGCAATCGATACGGCTCCGCTCTACCTGGTCTGCACGCACGGCAGGCACGATGCGTGCTGCGCGCTGCGCGGCAGACCGGTCGCGCAAGCGTTGCAGCAGATCCGCCCCGACCGCGTATGGGAAACGACACATCTTGGCGGCGACCGTTTCGCGGCCAACCTCTTGATCTTACCGACCGGCGAACTCTACGGACGCGTGCCGGCGCAACTCGCAGCGGAACTCGTTGAGCGCACCGATGCCGGCGAACTGCTGCCTTCGCTGCTGCGCGGCCGCATCGGCCTCGCACCAGTGGTACAAGCAGCGCTCGCGTTCGCGCATCAGCAACTCAACGTTGTCGAGCGAGACGCGCTAACGGTGGGCTCCATCCGTTGGCTCGAAAACGAACGTGCCGAAGTGGAGGTAATCGATCGCCGGCACAGATCGATCGTTACCGTCGAAACGACGGTTAGCCGCGCCGCTGCGCTGACGTGTCGCGGGCCGGAAAACGCACGCGCACGCGAATACCGGGGAGTCCGGCTGGACTCCGCCGTCTAG
- a CDS encoding cupin domain-containing protein, with the protein MKTISSAARDLPTAVLPGGREFTTAARMAVPTAEPKGRPTAVLREGRGFTTAVPTAAPKGRPMAARRVNRGFTMEVPTGALTAEPIADPLFRITGLKLEEFGARYWDAAPLVATAAQLPGDGFDDLLSLGAVDELVSQRGLRTPFVRMSRDGELVSSSRFTRSGGAGAEISDQVADDSVLVEFEAGATLVLQALHRTWFPIQTFARELSAQLGHPVQVNAYVTPPQNAGFAPHYDVHDVFVLQFAGRKRWRIYEPVLNAPLRDQPWQERRAAVEARAAQTPLIDRVLERGDVLYLPRGYIHAATSLEEISGHLTIGVHPVTRRMLADHALASLCYDAELRRSLPIGVNLCDEKAIETDFAATIAALRTAIDRLDRKAAASGIAKYLASAMRPAAIAPFDQIAASAELAPERRVRLRPGLRVLVHDGSEQVVIALPDREVALPAVFGEAARVAASGSSVSAAELPGINTEQGMALLATLLRAGVLVPV; encoded by the coding sequence TTGAAGACGATCAGTTCCGCAGCGAGGGACCTGCCGACGGCGGTGCTTCCGGGCGGCCGGGAGTTCACGACGGCGGCGCGGATGGCGGTGCCGACGGCGGAGCCGAAGGGCCGGCCGACGGCGGTGCTTCGGGAAGGCCGGGGGTTCACGACGGCGGTGCCGACGGCGGCGCCGAAGGGCCGGCCGATGGCGGCGCGTCGGGTAAACCGGGGGTTCACGATGGAGGTGCCGACGGGGGCGCTGACGGCGGAGCCAATCGCTGACCCGCTATTCCGCATCACCGGACTCAAACTCGAGGAGTTCGGCGCGCGGTACTGGGATGCGGCGCCGCTGGTTGCAACGGCGGCGCAGCTTCCCGGCGACGGCTTCGATGATTTGCTCTCGCTTGGTGCGGTCGACGAACTAGTATCGCAGCGAGGGCTGCGCACGCCCTTCGTACGGATGAGCAGGGACGGCGAGCTCGTATCGTCGTCCCGCTTTACGCGCAGCGGCGGTGCGGGGGCCGAGATCTCCGATCAAGTCGCCGACGATAGCGTGCTCGTCGAGTTCGAGGCCGGCGCAACGCTCGTGCTGCAAGCGTTGCATCGAACGTGGTTCCCCATCCAAACCTTTGCTCGCGAGCTTTCGGCGCAGCTGGGACACCCCGTCCAGGTCAATGCGTACGTAACGCCTCCGCAGAACGCCGGGTTTGCGCCGCACTACGACGTTCACGACGTGTTCGTGCTGCAGTTCGCGGGCCGCAAGCGTTGGCGAATTTACGAGCCGGTACTGAATGCCCCGCTGCGCGATCAGCCGTGGCAGGAGCGACGAGCGGCGGTCGAGGCTCGCGCTGCGCAAACGCCGCTCATCGATCGCGTTCTCGAACGCGGCGACGTGCTGTATTTACCCCGCGGGTACATCCACGCGGCGACGTCGCTGGAGGAAATTTCGGGCCACCTGACCATCGGCGTCCATCCCGTCACGCGGCGAATGCTCGCCGACCATGCGCTCGCGTCGCTTTGCTACGATGCGGAGTTACGCCGGTCGCTGCCGATTGGTGTGAATCTCTGCGACGAAAAGGCCATTGAAACAGATTTCGCCGCGACGATCGCGGCGCTTCGGACCGCGATCGACCGTTTGGATCGCAAAGCCGCGGCGAGCGGAATCGCGAAATATCTCGCGTCGGCAATGCGGCCGGCCGCGATAGCACCGTTCGATCAAATCGCCGCGTCGGCCGAACTCGCCCCGGAGCGACGCGTGCGCCTCCGGCCCGGACTGCGCGTGCTGGTGCACGACGGCAGCGAGCAGGTCGTCATAGCGTTACCGGATCGAGAAGTTGCGTTGCCGGCGGTCTTTGGCGAGGCCGCGCGCGTGGCAGCGTCCGGCTCTTCCGTTTCGGCAGCCGAACTGCCAGGCATCAACACCGAGCAGGGAATGGCCCTTCTTGCCACACTGCTGCGCGCCGGCGTCCTCGTCCCCGTGTGA
- a CDS encoding FAD-dependent oxidoreductase → MISPQQISTSVCIVGGGPCGMMLGVLLARAGVDVVVLEKYPDFFRDFRGDTIHPSTLDLLFELGWLEEFLALPHNQFATVGANIAGENVQVADFSHLRTHCKFVGMMPQWDFLNFLAAQAKRYPTFHLLMKTAGTALIEEGSRTTGVRAVGPDGELQIDAKLVVGADGRHSTVRALAGLTVDNLGAPMDVLWMRISKSPSDPTAALGRLITGHLMVTLDRGDYWQVAYIIAKGSYDALKSKGIEALQESIVEVAPFFSDRVTEIDDWSKVSMLEVRIDRLEHWHKPGLLCIGDSAHAMSPIGGVGINLAIQDAVATANILAPVLAAGDAPSDDDLQRVQERRMFPTKITQDFQLFIQNRAIDPLLHGAQITRPPLAVRLFDEFPLLRRLPARLIGVGVRPEHIRTPDAFP, encoded by the coding sequence ATGATCTCGCCGCAGCAAATATCCACTAGCGTCTGCATCGTCGGCGGAGGACCGTGCGGCATGATGCTTGGCGTGCTGCTCGCGCGCGCCGGGGTCGACGTGGTGGTGCTCGAAAAATATCCGGACTTCTTTCGCGATTTCCGCGGCGACACGATCCACCCGTCGACGCTGGACCTGCTCTTCGAGCTGGGCTGGCTCGAAGAGTTCTTGGCGCTGCCGCACAACCAGTTTGCGACCGTCGGCGCAAACATCGCGGGAGAGAACGTCCAAGTCGCAGACTTTTCGCATCTGCGCACGCACTGTAAGTTCGTGGGCATGATGCCGCAGTGGGACTTTCTGAATTTTCTTGCCGCGCAGGCAAAACGCTATCCGACGTTCCACTTGCTGATGAAGACCGCCGGAACCGCGCTGATTGAAGAGGGCAGCCGCACGACCGGCGTACGCGCCGTGGGGCCCGATGGCGAGCTCCAGATCGATGCAAAGCTCGTTGTGGGAGCCGATGGACGTCACTCGACGGTGCGCGCGCTCGCGGGCTTGACCGTCGACAACCTCGGCGCCCCGATGGACGTTCTGTGGATGCGCATCTCCAAAAGCCCCAGCGACCCGACCGCAGCACTTGGAAGGCTGATAACTGGTCACTTGATGGTCACGCTCGACCGCGGTGACTACTGGCAGGTGGCGTACATCATCGCCAAAGGCTCGTACGACGCGCTTAAAAGCAAGGGGATCGAAGCGCTGCAGGAATCGATTGTAGAGGTTGCACCGTTTTTCTCCGACCGCGTCACCGAGATCGACGATTGGTCGAAGGTCTCGATGCTCGAGGTGCGCATCGACCGCCTCGAGCACTGGCACAAACCTGGGCTGCTCTGTATCGGTGACTCTGCGCACGCGATGTCGCCGATCGGCGGCGTCGGGATCAATCTCGCGATTCAAGACGCGGTCGCGACGGCCAATATTCTTGCGCCGGTGCTGGCCGCCGGGGACGCCCCGAGCGACGACGACTTGCAGCGCGTCCAAGAGCGTCGCATGTTTCCGACGAAGATCACCCAAGACTTTCAGCTGTTCATTCAAAATCGCGCGATCGATCCGCTCTTACATGGCGCGCAGATTACGCGGCCTCCCCTGGCCGTGCGCCTCTTCGACGAGTTTCCGCTCCTGCGCCGCCTTCCCGCGCGGCTGATCGGCGTCGGCGTACGCCCCGAGCACATCCGAACTCCAGACGCGTTCCCCTAA